One window of Dermacentor albipictus isolate Rhodes 1998 colony chromosome 9, USDA_Dalb.pri_finalv2, whole genome shotgun sequence genomic DNA carries:
- the LOC135906483 gene encoding uncharacterized protein → MEVATTTASPSIFGVGDTEVEDHYDDDDDTHLETWLIYGIVGIAVVALLALALISILAHFVKKRASEERRCSSASDVNSRDSWVLACNEVPEVPSREKPRTSFLGDDVQNFSPTLQQIVEPVDAPTPASPG, encoded by the exons ATGGAGGTTGCAACTACGACGGCATCGC CTTCAATCTTTGGCGTCGGGGACACCGAAGTCGAAGATcattacgacgacgacgacgatacaCATTTGGAAACGTGGCTCATCTATGGCATAGTGGGTATCGCAGTGGTGGCCTTGTTGGCGCTCGCCCTGATATCAATCCTGGCCCATTTCGTCAAGAAGAGG GCATCAGAAGAGAGGAGGTGCTCCAGCGCAAGCGATGTGAACAGCAGAGACTCGTGGGTTCTTGCCTGCAACGAAGTTCCCGAAGTCCCTTCACGAGAAAAGCCCAGAACAAGTTTTTTGGGGGACGATGTCCAGAATTTCTCACCAACTCTGCAGCAGATTGTCGAGCCCGTGGATGCACCAACGCCCGCCTCGCCCGGTTAG